The following proteins come from a genomic window of Pyxidicoccus sp. MSG2:
- the traB gene encoding outer membrane exchange protein TraB: MKPSHLPLLLLALGLSTTASAQPDTRFNVQLFRPSGAPQDLVVVMQSRPLSHLSVAGGPYFSYSLNPLTLVPEGGDLGKISLVGNRLQLDAMASVGLFDWAEVGVDMPLILAQGGQNLEVIGTEGSVESFVLGDLRLTGKVAIPGLRRPAEGKGFGAALTLNVSFPTGAQDAFAGDGEMTWAPGLVLDYRFGNGILLALNGGFWKRPDHVFNGASVGDMMPFGVGTEVPLLRGSGITAVGMVHGAVGLEKLPDEPRQVPAELLLGLRWYSSTGLTFTFGGGAGCGCSLASPTLSLFTSIIWVPAKTREWEALERFKDPPEPTPPPPPPVDPDGDSVIGGGDLCPDVAGPVGNSGCPDTDRDGDAVVDRLDKCPDQPAGSRGRDGCPLARRDGNKIVILEQVNFATDQDVILSESFPILEEVARVMNENPEVDRILVEGHTDARASDAYNLDLSKRRAASVVRFLIESGVAAERLCSQGFGRSKPLADNATEEGMALNRRVEFTIQPPSEGPRPPCPDEALDKKLKRSRPKLLTPKEKAPAPAPKK; the protein is encoded by the coding sequence ATGAAGCCCTCGCACCTTCCGCTCCTCCTCCTGGCGCTGGGGCTGTCCACCACCGCCAGCGCCCAGCCGGACACGCGCTTCAACGTCCAGCTCTTCCGCCCCTCCGGCGCTCCCCAGGACCTGGTGGTCGTGATGCAGTCACGCCCGCTGTCGCACCTGTCCGTGGCCGGTGGCCCGTACTTCAGCTACTCGCTCAACCCGCTGACGCTCGTCCCCGAGGGCGGCGACCTGGGGAAGATTTCCCTCGTCGGCAACCGCCTCCAGTTGGACGCCATGGCCAGCGTGGGCCTGTTCGACTGGGCCGAGGTGGGCGTGGACATGCCGCTCATCCTCGCGCAGGGCGGGCAGAACCTGGAGGTCATCGGCACCGAGGGAAGCGTGGAGAGCTTCGTCCTCGGCGACCTGCGACTCACCGGCAAGGTGGCCATCCCCGGCCTGCGCCGGCCCGCCGAGGGCAAGGGCTTCGGCGCCGCGCTGACGCTCAACGTGAGCTTCCCCACCGGCGCGCAGGACGCGTTCGCCGGCGACGGAGAGATGACGTGGGCGCCGGGCCTGGTGCTCGACTACCGCTTCGGCAACGGAATCCTCCTCGCGCTCAACGGCGGCTTCTGGAAGCGGCCGGACCATGTCTTCAACGGCGCGTCGGTGGGCGACATGATGCCCTTCGGCGTGGGCACCGAGGTGCCCCTGCTCCGCGGCAGCGGCATCACCGCCGTTGGCATGGTGCACGGCGCGGTGGGCCTGGAGAAGCTGCCGGACGAGCCCCGCCAGGTGCCCGCGGAGCTGCTCCTCGGCCTGCGCTGGTACAGCTCCACCGGCCTCACCTTCACGTTCGGCGGCGGTGCGGGCTGCGGGTGCTCGCTCGCGTCGCCCACGCTCAGCCTCTTCACGTCCATCATCTGGGTCCCGGCGAAGACGCGCGAGTGGGAGGCACTGGAGCGCTTCAAGGACCCGCCGGAGCCGACGCCTCCGCCCCCGCCGCCGGTGGACCCGGATGGCGACTCCGTGATTGGCGGGGGAGACCTCTGCCCTGACGTGGCCGGCCCCGTGGGGAACTCGGGCTGCCCGGACACGGACAGGGACGGCGACGCCGTGGTGGACCGGCTCGACAAGTGCCCGGACCAGCCGGCCGGCAGCCGCGGACGCGACGGGTGCCCGCTGGCCCGGCGCGACGGGAACAAGATTGTCATCCTGGAGCAGGTGAACTTCGCCACGGACCAGGACGTCATCCTCTCCGAGTCCTTCCCCATCCTGGAGGAGGTGGCCCGGGTGATGAACGAGAACCCGGAGGTGGACCGCATCCTCGTGGAAGGCCACACCGACGCGCGCGCGAGCGACGCGTACAACCTGGACCTGTCCAAGCGCCGCGCGGCCAGCGTCGTGCGCTTCCTCATCGAGAGCGGCGTGGCGGCGGAGCGCCTGTGCTCGCAGGGCTTCGGCCGGAGCAAGCCGCTGGCGGACAACGCGACGGAAGAGGGCATGGCGCTCAACCGCCGCGTCGAGTTCACGATTCAGCCGCCGAGCGAAGGGCCCCGCCCGCCGTGCCCGGACGAGGCGCTCGACAAGAAGCTCAAGCGCTCCCGTCCGAAGCTGCTGACGCCCAAGGAGAAGGCTCCCGCCCCGGCGCCGAAGAAGTAG
- the traA gene encoding outer membrane exchange protein TraA family protein, giving the protein MKSPLFRIARLALAVVTVCLTASPALGQKLPDITVQGPPIAPALSSSGHGLCVASNVWTRTLNEFPQTRGTYLDGINGYIEEPTSKQSRVTTVMRTPFDLSNNLNDGRTLSYGDFVGQVTAPRCSTGGCSYNIINDNDAFTSFVSRFRGYLNIPAGLEGQALHFSFYTDDAISLVIYDRGQSYTVINRPPQLGAATWRTTNAVTFTQPGIYAVEMLYVQVTEHAALEMGMRSGAFTDFERAANQPPIVNLFDSGFQLLQPAQFFQTENGLPSYPENLDRCEQCSRANANAPNNGGCGSLYYCNAAALCAPCNSSLRCGDSCSPCGQSTPYCANLNSRTQCVQCTDDSQCANGRCDLTDNTCRGCNDDGDCPENGRCDLSDNTCRGCNDDADCPLNGRCDLSDNVCRGCNDDADCPDNGRCDTATNQCTGCNDDSDCPGAKCDVPNSTCVECTTDDHCPGDEVCDPNTHTCNECNDDSQCPRGEICSNHQCSTCATNDSCAGNSCNCCPNGTQCAALTPGASPSCVECTSNSQCSPGQQCDALNGRCVDAVPECNTADSCGPGCAKCPGERPFCLDGEVCVQCRNDMECGDGSFCLSGECSACTTDRHCGERCGACEGDTPFCLSDGSVQGSACVGCREDSDCGSGVCNPTTRTCDNAGACAVTCQQGLVCNGSTCVECFADAHCPCGGTCDTSTNSCSTSCEDSGDCLGMEYCSAKTQECERGRRKPGTEPQGGAFCCGTTADATPAGSTTFLVLLAAGFMLLRNQRRAR; this is encoded by the coding sequence TTGAAATCCCCCCTGTTCCGCATCGCGCGTCTCGCGCTCGCAGTGGTGACGGTGTGTCTCACGGCTTCCCCTGCTCTGGGCCAGAAGCTGCCGGACATCACTGTTCAAGGTCCTCCGATAGCGCCCGCGCTGAGCAGCAGTGGCCACGGCCTGTGCGTCGCGTCCAACGTGTGGACACGGACCCTGAACGAGTTCCCGCAGACACGCGGCACGTATCTCGATGGCATCAACGGATACATCGAGGAGCCCACCAGCAAGCAGAGCCGTGTCACCACGGTGATGCGCACGCCGTTCGACTTGTCGAACAACCTCAATGACGGACGCACGCTGAGCTACGGCGACTTCGTCGGTCAGGTCACTGCGCCACGCTGCTCCACGGGCGGCTGCAGCTACAACATCATCAACGACAACGACGCGTTCACTTCGTTCGTCTCGCGCTTCCGCGGCTACCTGAACATCCCCGCTGGGCTCGAAGGCCAAGCACTGCACTTCAGCTTCTACACGGACGACGCCATCAGCCTCGTCATCTACGACCGGGGCCAGTCGTATACGGTCATCAACCGCCCGCCCCAGCTGGGCGCCGCGACCTGGCGAACGACCAACGCCGTCACGTTCACCCAGCCCGGCATCTACGCCGTGGAAATGCTCTATGTCCAGGTGACGGAGCATGCCGCGCTGGAGATGGGCATGCGATCGGGTGCGTTCACGGACTTCGAGCGCGCCGCGAACCAGCCTCCCATCGTCAACCTGTTCGACTCGGGATTCCAGCTGCTGCAGCCCGCGCAGTTCTTCCAGACCGAGAACGGGCTTCCGTCCTACCCGGAGAATCTCGACCGCTGCGAGCAGTGCAGCCGCGCCAACGCCAACGCCCCCAATAACGGCGGCTGTGGTTCGCTCTACTACTGCAACGCCGCTGCGCTATGCGCACCGTGCAACTCGTCGCTCAGGTGCGGCGACTCCTGCTCTCCCTGCGGCCAGTCCACGCCCTACTGCGCCAACCTCAACAGCCGAACCCAGTGCGTGCAGTGCACGGACGACAGCCAGTGCGCCAACGGCCGCTGCGACCTGACGGACAACACCTGCCGCGGCTGCAACGATGACGGTGACTGTCCGGAAAACGGCCGCTGCGACCTTTCGGACAACACCTGTCGCGGCTGCAACGACGACGCGGACTGTCCCCTCAACGGCCGCTGCGACCTGTCCGACAACGTCTGCCGGGGCTGCAACGACGACGCGGACTGCCCCGACAACGGCCGCTGCGATACGGCGACCAACCAGTGCACCGGCTGCAACGACGACAGCGACTGCCCCGGCGCCAAATGCGACGTGCCGAACTCCACCTGCGTGGAGTGCACCACCGACGACCACTGCCCCGGCGACGAGGTCTGCGACCCCAACACCCACACGTGCAACGAGTGCAACGACGACTCGCAGTGCCCGCGCGGTGAGATCTGCTCCAACCACCAGTGCTCCACCTGCGCCACCAATGACTCGTGCGCGGGCAACTCCTGCAACTGCTGCCCCAACGGCACCCAGTGCGCGGCACTGACGCCCGGCGCCTCTCCGTCCTGCGTGGAGTGCACCAGCAACAGCCAGTGCTCCCCCGGCCAGCAGTGCGACGCGCTCAACGGCCGCTGCGTGGACGCGGTGCCCGAGTGCAACACCGCCGACAGCTGCGGCCCAGGCTGCGCGAAGTGCCCCGGCGAGCGCCCCTTCTGTCTGGACGGAGAGGTCTGCGTCCAGTGCCGCAACGACATGGAGTGCGGCGACGGCAGCTTCTGCCTCAGCGGCGAGTGCAGCGCCTGCACCACCGACCGGCACTGCGGCGAGCGCTGCGGCGCCTGCGAGGGTGACACGCCCTTCTGCCTCTCCGACGGCTCCGTGCAGGGCAGCGCCTGCGTGGGCTGCCGCGAGGACTCGGACTGCGGCAGCGGCGTGTGCAACCCCACCACCCGCACCTGTGACAACGCCGGCGCCTGCGCCGTGACGTGCCAGCAGGGGCTCGTCTGCAACGGCAGCACCTGCGTGGAGTGCTTCGCCGACGCGCACTGCCCCTGCGGTGGCACCTGCGACACTTCCACCAACAGCTGCTCCACCTCCTGCGAGGACAGCGGAGACTGCCTCGGCATGGAGTACTGCTCGGCCAAGACGCAGGAGTGCGAGCGCGGGCGTCGCAAGCCCGGCACCGAGCCCCAGGGTGGCGCCTTCTGCTGTGGCACCACCGCCGACGCCACTCCCGCGGGAAGCACCACCTTCCTGGTGCTGCTCGCCGCGGGCTTCATGCTCCTCCGGAACCAGCGCCGCGCCCGATGA
- a CDS encoding glycosyltransferase family 4 protein, with amino-acid sequence MNFVFVGTSLGARGTETHLVCMVRALARAGHEVLTVARPEGYIARELAASGLAIEPGIFRNAADVRGARGVLRALRKVKADWLVGSFGHEYWPLLTLGKLTGTPVALFRHLNSRLKPMSRALLPRWADRFIAVSESMRSNLAEQGVASERVSLLYNPLDVEYFRPDAGLRDASRRALGVNEDALLVGFVGALKPEKGVFRLAAAFNQAMPRSPRLRALWVGEEASHPRLREAISPELQERHVLKGWTGDMRPLYAAMDVAVVPSEWLEPFGRVSIEAQASGVPVLASRIGGLPETLLEGETGLLLPPGDEAAWRDALVTVADMPPERRRAMGEAGMRFVRERFSTERIVEEFIDLLRTPPGREN; translated from the coding sequence ATGAACTTCGTATTTGTCGGCACCAGCCTGGGCGCGCGAGGCACGGAGACCCACCTCGTGTGCATGGTGCGAGCCCTGGCCCGCGCGGGGCACGAGGTGCTCACCGTGGCCCGCCCGGAGGGCTACATCGCCCGCGAGCTGGCGGCGAGCGGCCTTGCCATCGAGCCCGGCATCTTCCGCAATGCGGCGGATGTCCGCGGCGCCCGGGGCGTCCTGCGCGCCCTCCGGAAGGTGAAGGCGGACTGGCTGGTCGGCAGCTTCGGCCATGAGTACTGGCCACTGCTCACACTGGGCAAGCTCACCGGGACGCCCGTGGCGCTGTTCCGTCACCTCAACAGCCGGCTCAAGCCGATGTCTCGCGCGCTGCTGCCCCGGTGGGCGGACCGCTTCATCGCCGTCTCCGAGTCCATGCGCTCCAACCTGGCGGAGCAGGGGGTTGCGTCCGAGCGGGTGAGCCTGCTCTACAACCCACTGGACGTGGAGTACTTCCGTCCGGACGCCGGGCTCCGAGACGCGTCTCGCCGGGCACTGGGCGTGAATGAGGATGCACTGCTCGTCGGCTTCGTCGGAGCGTTGAAGCCCGAGAAGGGGGTCTTCCGGCTGGCGGCGGCCTTCAACCAGGCCATGCCTCGAAGTCCGAGGCTCCGTGCCCTCTGGGTGGGTGAAGAAGCCTCGCACCCGAGGCTGCGAGAGGCGATTTCCCCCGAGCTCCAGGAGCGACATGTCCTGAAGGGTTGGACGGGGGACATGCGGCCGCTCTACGCAGCCATGGACGTAGCGGTCGTCCCCTCGGAGTGGCTGGAGCCCTTCGGACGGGTCTCGATCGAGGCCCAGGCCAGCGGAGTCCCCGTCCTCGCGAGCCGGATTGGTGGGCTGCCGGAGACACTCCTCGAAGGGGAAACCGGACTGCTGCTTCCACCCGGGGACGAGGCGGCGTGGCGTGACGCGCTCGTCACCGTCGCCGACATGCCCCCCGAGCGCCGACGGGCCATGGGCGAGGCGGGGATGCGCTTCGTCCGGGAGCGGTTTTCCACCGAACGCATCGTGGAGGAGTTCATCGACCTGCTTCGAACACCCCCAGGTCGTGAGAATTGA
- a CDS encoding endonuclease/exonuclease/phosphatase family protein produces the protein MTLRYVTSGIGAGRERQVDGVTGAPTTDNLPTYLFRQAQKSLTFTATAADPARGVTSVKLQGTLNVICMQRRSDVLLREGFSTQTFTFSNQNSATTTASSRTTSLSINFKSYAEETRCPTDYLPYRQDFSLVAESTDGNGGVLKTPLKRYVFVQSFKVATFNILNGVDVAGVGSADRLAQHMNDRNDIDVVMLQESRENTVWGITASPYIKELSRQVRFSGNDDLTVMSKFPISENVPVQFSQPLEGYNHRWHYVVLDLGGFPVKVANLHLIAGSVAENRGIPEVPYRRQEVDEVMAHMRNPGMPAIIGGDMNADVFRTDMDPLFTYVRYEFEFFYYTPPYKHFCLPPSTGCHVTPETPPRYNLDQLWVWVSTPGFGFVDSYTAYDRLPHLTPYLSDHRMQVTRLYINE, from the coding sequence ATGACGCTCCGCTATGTGACCAGCGGCATCGGCGCGGGCCGTGAACGCCAGGTGGATGGCGTCACCGGCGCGCCCACGACGGACAACCTCCCGACCTACCTCTTCCGGCAGGCCCAGAAGTCCCTCACCTTCACCGCGACGGCGGCGGACCCGGCCCGGGGCGTCACGTCCGTCAAGCTCCAGGGGACGCTCAACGTCATCTGCATGCAACGGCGAAGCGACGTGCTGTTGCGTGAGGGCTTCTCGACCCAGACCTTCACCTTCTCCAACCAGAACAGCGCTACGACCACGGCCTCCTCGCGCACCACCTCCCTCTCCATCAACTTCAAGTCGTATGCCGAGGAGACGCGGTGCCCGACCGACTACCTGCCCTACCGGCAGGACTTCTCCCTGGTGGCCGAGTCAACGGATGGGAACGGTGGCGTGCTGAAGACGCCGCTGAAGCGCTACGTGTTCGTGCAGTCCTTCAAGGTGGCGACCTTCAACATCCTCAACGGTGTCGACGTCGCGGGTGTGGGCAGCGCCGACCGCCTCGCCCAGCACATGAATGACAGGAACGACATCGACGTCGTCATGCTCCAGGAGTCGCGCGAGAACACGGTGTGGGGCATCACCGCGAGCCCGTACATCAAGGAGCTGAGCAGACAGGTCCGGTTCTCGGGCAATGATGACCTGACCGTCATGAGCAAGTTCCCCATCAGCGAGAACGTGCCGGTCCAGTTCTCACAGCCGCTCGAGGGCTACAACCACCGGTGGCACTACGTCGTCCTGGACCTGGGGGGCTTCCCGGTCAAGGTGGCCAACCTCCACCTCATCGCGGGGAGCGTGGCGGAAAACCGCGGCATTCCCGAGGTGCCCTATCGGCGACAGGAAGTGGACGAGGTGATGGCCCACATGCGCAACCCCGGCATGCCGGCCATCATCGGCGGCGACATGAACGCGGACGTCTTCCGAACGGACATGGACCCGCTCTTCACCTACGTCCGCTACGAATTCGAGTTCTTCTATTACACGCCTCCCTACAAGCACTTCTGCCTGCCCCCGAGCACCGGCTGCCATGTCACGCCGGAGACGCCGCCGCGCTACAATCTCGACCAGCTCTGGGTCTGGGTGAGCACGCCGGGCTTCGGGTTCGTGGACTCCTACACGGCCTACGACAGGCTCCCTCACCTGACGCCGTACCTGTCGGACCACCGCATGCAGGTCACGCGTCTCTACATCAACGAGTGA
- a CDS encoding helix-turn-helix transcriptional regulator has protein sequence MLGEREKSSLKKTLGRNAQAARVRQELTQADVAERIDLATEVYGRIERGRAFPSIPTFWRLCHVLQESADRMLGLPAGTLPPGPWQVAEPPPPHAEHPPELRRLIRTLQGFEPDEWRALRKFLVSLKRQER, from the coding sequence ATGCTCGGTGAGCGCGAGAAGTCGTCACTGAAGAAGACGCTGGGCAGGAACGCTCAGGCGGCACGCGTGCGCCAGGAGCTCACCCAGGCGGACGTGGCCGAGCGCATCGACCTGGCCACCGAGGTCTACGGCCGCATCGAGCGGGGGCGCGCCTTCCCCAGCATCCCCACCTTCTGGCGGCTATGCCATGTGCTTCAGGAGTCCGCGGACCGGATGCTGGGGCTCCCCGCGGGCACGCTGCCTCCCGGCCCCTGGCAGGTGGCCGAGCCGCCCCCGCCCCACGCCGAGCACCCGCCCGAGCTGCGCCGCCTCATCCGCACCCTCCAGGGCTTCGAGCCCGACGAGTGGCGGGCCCTGCGCAAGTTCCTGGTGAGCCTCAAGCGGCAGGAGCGCTGA
- a CDS encoding GTPase, translated as MRDPYTLRTFLASALDALPAPERFPEAPDADAARRLAERLRRDLLPRLGSADAPLLLVAIAGPNNVGKSTLFNALVGAALSPARPEGGLTKQCLAAAHPETWTGALKDFLTRRYDTVPVASGDVAPVDQPGPAGRLYLVLSDAVPRGLLVMDTPDFDSVYRDNRERAEALLVTVDVLVFVVSRQTYQNAALVDFLRAAVGHGRPYLLVYNEATREEVARGHMDKLAADVGHPPMARYLAPHQPEVEAGLKPLATAPLDGRPPLSALLGQAEHARELKARALEASLADARAELDVVARAASRAAQEPERLRQRLRHELNGVGASAALKAVPADVLIDAFRDELDARSQFHKWVRLPFRGLATALTFVSRKVRQSFTGPEPEGAETPTHAVDESMKDGVRRLVDALASEVAAWHGDAETKAKLAEAFGPVTLAKLEEPLGFEPLHAHAADRATLYAYCRDLVAMELQGGMREEMLQTLTTLVYSVPSGAAAVVTVATGGFGHDAVVWAGTLLSTPLMERFVDLLGAQVRARVTRKWADSHGATLAKALEARFFSGVLAHLDGLSNDWTRTAAKLDEARTGLA; from the coding sequence ATGAGAGACCCGTACACCCTGCGCACCTTCCTCGCGTCGGCACTCGACGCCCTGCCCGCCCCCGAGCGCTTCCCGGAGGCCCCGGACGCGGACGCCGCGCGCCGCCTCGCCGAGCGGCTGCGCCGGGATTTGCTCCCCCGGCTGGGCTCCGCGGACGCGCCGCTGCTGCTCGTGGCCATCGCCGGCCCCAACAACGTGGGCAAGTCCACCCTCTTCAACGCGCTGGTCGGCGCGGCACTGTCCCCGGCGCGGCCCGAGGGCGGCCTCACCAAGCAGTGCCTCGCGGCGGCGCACCCGGAGACGTGGACGGGCGCACTGAAGGACTTCCTCACCCGGCGCTACGACACGGTGCCGGTGGCGTCGGGCGACGTGGCGCCGGTGGACCAGCCGGGCCCGGCGGGGCGGCTGTACCTGGTGCTGTCGGACGCGGTGCCGCGCGGACTGCTCGTCATGGACACGCCGGACTTCGACAGCGTGTACCGCGACAACCGCGAGCGCGCGGAGGCGCTGCTCGTCACCGTGGACGTGCTCGTCTTCGTGGTGAGCCGGCAGACGTACCAGAACGCCGCGCTGGTGGACTTCCTGCGCGCGGCGGTGGGGCATGGGCGGCCGTACCTCCTCGTCTACAACGAGGCCACGCGCGAGGAGGTGGCGCGCGGACACATGGACAAGCTGGCAGCGGACGTGGGCCACCCGCCGATGGCGCGCTATCTGGCGCCGCACCAGCCAGAGGTGGAGGCGGGCCTGAAGCCGCTGGCCACCGCGCCGCTGGACGGGCGCCCGCCGCTGTCCGCGCTGCTGGGCCAGGCCGAGCACGCGCGCGAGCTGAAGGCCCGGGCGCTGGAGGCGTCGCTCGCGGACGCACGCGCGGAACTGGACGTGGTGGCGCGCGCGGCGTCACGCGCGGCGCAGGAGCCCGAGCGGCTGCGGCAGCGACTGCGGCACGAGCTGAATGGCGTGGGCGCGAGCGCGGCGCTGAAGGCGGTGCCGGCGGACGTGCTCATCGACGCCTTCCGGGACGAGCTGGACGCGCGCAGCCAGTTCCACAAGTGGGTGCGGCTGCCCTTCCGCGGGCTGGCCACGGCGCTCACCTTCGTCAGCCGCAAGGTGCGCCAGTCCTTCACCGGCCCGGAGCCGGAAGGCGCGGAGACGCCCACGCACGCGGTGGACGAGTCCATGAAGGACGGCGTGCGCAGGCTGGTGGACGCCCTGGCCTCCGAGGTGGCCGCGTGGCACGGGGACGCGGAGACGAAGGCGAAGCTGGCGGAGGCCTTCGGCCCGGTGACGCTGGCGAAGCTGGAGGAGCCGCTGGGCTTCGAGCCGCTGCACGCGCACGCGGCGGACCGGGCCACGCTGTACGCCTACTGCCGCGACCTGGTGGCCATGGAGCTCCAGGGGGGCATGCGGGAGGAGATGCTCCAGACGCTGACGACGCTGGTGTACTCGGTGCCGTCGGGCGCGGCGGCGGTGGTGACGGTGGCCACGGGCGGCTTCGGCCATGACGCGGTGGTGTGGGCGGGCACGCTGCTGTCCACGCCGCTGATGGAGCGCTTCGTGGACCTGCTGGGCGCACAGGTGCGGGCCCGCGTCACCCGGAAGTGGGCGGACTCGCACGGCGCCACCCTGGCGAAGGCGCTGGAGGCGCGGTTCTTCTCCGGCGTGCTGGCGCACCTGGACGGGCTGTCCAACGACTGGACGCGCACGGCGGCGAAGCTGGACGAGGCCCGGACCGGGCTGGCCTGA
- a CDS encoding thioredoxin family protein → MRLPAACLLLMGLVACTAANTNAPADESHAGSPLPFIDDDYGRALAEAKAKGLPLFVDVWAPWCHTCRSMKAYVMSDKALAKHSGRYVWLEVNTDLTTNAAFQEKYPVEFWPTLYVIDPRQEKPLLRYAGSATVDQLVKLFDDGERAYKGGVTGAEALLARGDALYAEGRAAESADTLAEALAEAPADWSRRGRAVASMLTAKYGAKQYESCARTALEELPKTPRSLFWASGASLGLSCSLALEEGSAAAKELRPALEAKVTEALAPPAIEMAADDRSDLYGVLVEAREAAKDEAGAKALAREWLTYLEGEAAKAPNPEARTVFDSHRMGAAMKLGAPERVIPALEQSEKDLPQDYNPPARLATLYRMQGRLDDALAASDRALARVQGARRLTVLSSRADIFVARKDPAGAAKTLEEAIAFAKTLPASQVSPRAVAGLEKKLAGLQPAAQPAPK, encoded by the coding sequence ATGCGCCTTCCCGCCGCCTGCCTGCTCCTCATGGGGCTCGTTGCCTGCACCGCCGCCAACACCAACGCGCCCGCGGACGAGTCCCATGCCGGCTCCCCGCTGCCCTTCATCGACGACGACTACGGCCGCGCGCTCGCCGAGGCGAAGGCGAAGGGGCTGCCCCTGTTCGTCGACGTCTGGGCGCCGTGGTGCCACACCTGTCGCTCCATGAAGGCGTACGTCATGTCCGACAAGGCGCTGGCGAAGCACTCCGGCCGCTACGTCTGGCTGGAGGTGAACACCGACCTGACGACGAACGCGGCCTTCCAGGAGAAGTACCCGGTGGAGTTCTGGCCCACGCTGTACGTCATCGACCCGCGCCAGGAGAAGCCGCTGCTGCGCTACGCCGGCAGCGCCACGGTGGACCAGTTGGTGAAGCTCTTCGACGACGGTGAGCGCGCATATAAAGGAGGCGTCACCGGCGCCGAGGCGCTGCTGGCGCGCGGCGACGCGCTGTACGCGGAGGGCCGCGCCGCGGAGTCGGCCGACACGCTGGCCGAGGCCCTGGCCGAGGCGCCCGCCGACTGGTCCCGCCGGGGCCGCGCGGTGGCGTCGATGCTGACGGCGAAGTACGGCGCGAAGCAGTACGAGTCGTGCGCGCGCACGGCGTTGGAGGAGCTGCCGAAGACGCCGCGCTCGCTGTTCTGGGCCAGCGGCGCGTCGCTGGGGCTGTCCTGCTCCCTGGCGCTGGAGGAGGGGTCCGCGGCGGCGAAGGAGCTGCGGCCCGCCCTGGAGGCGAAGGTGACCGAGGCCCTGGCGCCTCCGGCCATCGAGATGGCCGCGGATGACCGCTCCGACCTGTACGGCGTGCTCGTGGAGGCGCGCGAGGCGGCGAAGGACGAGGCCGGTGCGAAGGCCCTCGCCAGGGAGTGGCTGACGTACCTGGAGGGCGAGGCCGCGAAGGCGCCCAACCCCGAGGCGCGCACCGTCTTCGACTCGCACCGCATGGGGGCGGCGATGAAGCTGGGCGCGCCCGAGCGCGTGATTCCGGCGCTCGAGCAGAGCGAGAAGGACTTGCCCCAGGACTACAACCCGCCCGCGCGGCTGGCCACGCTGTACCGCATGCAGGGGCGGCTGGACGACGCGCTCGCCGCGAGCGACCGCGCGCTGGCCCGGGTGCAGGGCGCGCGCCGCCTCACGGTGCTCTCCAGCCGCGCGGACATCTTCGTCGCGCGCAAGGACCCGGCCGGCGCCGCGAAGACGCTGGAGGAGGCCATTGCCTTCGCGAAGACGCTGCCCGCCTCGCAGGTGTCTCCGCGCGCGGTGGCGGGCCTGGAGAAGAAGCTCGCCGGTCTCCAGCCGGCGGCCCAGCCGGCGCCGAAGTAG